A genome region from Chengkuizengella sp. SCS-71B includes the following:
- a CDS encoding helix-turn-helix transcriptional regulator: MVTGTKYSSLGELIRHHRKQAEMTLVQLEELTNVDKASISRIESGQIRRPSLDTIQKINSILNIPYEELIEQYIKVEDRADILFNVLHELVEGKNLYIITKVAMKALQYPVEDSLDLVEKLYDIIENIEEPSIRVALYQAIIVYSRAHGIMPYLAKGMLQAYLIERDDFSKLRSTYESGKGILLYEEFLTSEEQGVMYYKLSVHAYNLCLFEESIEFGKKALDAKIRDRMRVSTLITLSNSYYNLGDYKQTKEYFSQYKEFSFPEVEGRSKLTEANLHSLLGEYQLAISILQENLSQYGDDSLLHAVNQLIKLYLQMHKLLDVKELLKLEERLLSIPCVTPFKKAELALYYKLKGDYYVLLKRVREGAKCYLEAATRYAKVDLISKESECLRQIMNIHKDNKEDIDFSIFGNLENYYDDKVKKGDYL; encoded by the coding sequence ATGGTTACCGGCACGAAGTATTCATCTTTGGGGGAACTCATTCGACATCATCGGAAACAAGCAGAAATGACATTAGTACAATTAGAGGAATTAACCAACGTAGATAAAGCGAGCATATCTAGAATCGAATCGGGACAAATTAGACGCCCATCCTTGGACACAATTCAGAAAATTAACTCTATATTAAACATTCCATATGAAGAATTAATTGAACAATATATAAAGGTAGAAGATAGAGCAGATATATTATTCAATGTTCTTCATGAGTTAGTAGAAGGAAAGAACCTTTATATTATTACCAAAGTTGCTATGAAAGCACTTCAATATCCTGTAGAGGACAGCTTGGACTTGGTAGAGAAGCTTTATGATATAATAGAAAACATTGAGGAACCTTCTATCAGGGTAGCCCTCTATCAAGCGATTATTGTATACTCTCGTGCACATGGTATCATGCCTTATCTTGCCAAAGGTATGTTGCAAGCTTATCTTATTGAACGTGATGATTTCTCTAAACTTCGATCTACATATGAATCAGGGAAAGGTATTTTGCTTTATGAAGAATTTCTGACAAGTGAAGAACAAGGGGTGATGTATTATAAATTGTCCGTTCATGCTTACAACTTGTGTTTATTTGAAGAGAGCATAGAGTTTGGTAAAAAGGCACTGGATGCAAAGATTCGTGATAGAATGCGGGTAAGCACTTTAATTACTTTATCCAATAGTTACTATAATTTAGGTGATTATAAACAGACAAAAGAGTATTTTTCTCAATATAAGGAGTTCTCATTTCCAGAAGTGGAGGGTAGATCAAAGTTAACCGAAGCAAACTTACACTCATTGCTTGGGGAATATCAGTTAGCTATTTCAATATTACAAGAAAACTTATCACAATATGGAGATGACTCATTACTGCATGCAGTGAACCAATTAATTAAACTATATTTACAAATGCATAAATTATTGGATGTAAAAGAACTTCTAAAATTAGAAGAGAGACTTTTATCCATCCCATGTGTCACTCCGTTTAAAAAGGCTGAATTAGCCCTCTATTATAAACTAAAAGGAGACTATTATGTCTTATTAAAAAGAGTACGAGAAGGGGCAAAATGTTATTTGGAGGCGGCAACACGATACGCTAAGGTTGACCTTATCTCCAAAGAAAGTGAATGCTTACGACAAATTATGAATATACATAAGGATAATAAAGAAGATATAGATTTTTCAATTTTTGGGAATCTAGAAAATTATTATGATGATAAAGTTAAGAAAGGAGATTATTTATGA
- the cspD gene encoding cold-shock protein CspD — MQNGTVKWFNADKGFGFIEVEGGDDVFVHFSAITGEGFKTLEEGQAVSFDVEEGNRGPQAVNVVKK; from the coding sequence ATGCAAAACGGTACTGTAAAATGGTTTAATGCTGACAAAGGTTTCGGTTTTATCGAAGTTGAAGGTGGAGATGATGTTTTCGTACATTTCTCAGCTATCACTGGTGAAGGTTTCAAAACTTTAGAAGAAGGTCAAGCAGTTTCTTTCGACGTAGAAGAAGGTAACCGTGGACCACAAGCTGTTAACGTAGTAAAAAAATAA
- a CDS encoding recombinase family protein, whose amino-acid sequence MIALYARVSTEEQAKSGYSLKDQIHQCRQKAGNTNEVMEYIDDGYSGEFLERPALTKLRNDIREGLINKIIVYDPDRLSRKLMNQLILSEEIEKKAELIFVNGDYKKTPEGMLFYQMRGAIAEFEKAKITERMSRGRREKAKQGKVVKDSKVYGYKYNKETEKLEIYEPEAKVVRLIFELFINPMGRVKGINGIAHYLMDKGYPTKKGKGIWHRQVVRQVLMNDTYWGVCYHNKWNTEGMLANKYKDKDERIPMTHRPRDEWIPVNVPAIIEKKTFEHAQRLLKESRRRWAGHSKNQYLLSGLLRCGDCGNTITGRRSKNWGKYVFEYTDIKNTAGAKNRGCGNRLKCDEIDNYVWNYFVDLVTLRGDSANQEIATTIEENFNSFEQTELERLEKELDRIKTSRKQLLNFMVNNADIVDEEDIRNQLKELKEKEEHMLKLKKETIELLDNSNDEGFQEEILREMVEQFIHEENIESLTINRKQDYLRKVFREIRIYSDGKIEFIRL is encoded by the coding sequence ATGATAGCACTTTACGCAAGGGTATCAACGGAAGAACAAGCTAAAAGTGGGTATTCACTTAAAGACCAAATTCATCAATGTAGGCAAAAAGCGGGAAATACAAATGAAGTGATGGAATACATTGACGATGGATATTCGGGTGAATTCCTCGAACGTCCTGCATTAACTAAACTTCGTAATGATATTCGGGAAGGTTTAATAAACAAAATAATTGTTTATGATCCCGATCGTCTCTCACGTAAACTTATGAATCAACTTATTCTATCAGAAGAAATCGAGAAGAAAGCTGAACTAATTTTTGTAAATGGCGATTATAAGAAGACCCCTGAAGGAATGTTATTTTATCAAATGCGTGGGGCAATTGCTGAATTTGAAAAAGCCAAAATTACGGAACGTATGTCACGGGGTCGACGTGAAAAGGCGAAACAAGGAAAAGTTGTAAAAGATTCGAAAGTTTACGGATACAAATATAACAAGGAAACGGAAAAATTAGAGATTTATGAACCTGAAGCGAAAGTTGTTCGATTGATTTTTGAGTTGTTCATCAACCCTATGGGGCGAGTCAAGGGGATAAATGGAATTGCTCATTATTTAATGGATAAAGGGTATCCAACGAAGAAAGGTAAAGGAATTTGGCATAGGCAAGTTGTTCGTCAAGTCTTAATGAACGATACTTATTGGGGTGTTTGCTATCATAATAAATGGAACACCGAAGGAATGTTAGCAAATAAATATAAAGATAAAGATGAACGCATTCCTATGACACATAGACCTCGTGACGAATGGATACCTGTCAATGTTCCTGCAATTATTGAAAAGAAGACTTTTGAACACGCACAAAGATTATTAAAGGAATCCCGAAGGCGCTGGGCAGGTCATTCAAAGAACCAATATCTATTAAGTGGTTTATTGCGTTGTGGGGATTGTGGTAATACTATAACGGGACGACGTTCAAAGAATTGGGGAAAATATGTATTTGAATACACTGATATTAAGAATACGGCTGGTGCAAAAAATCGAGGGTGTGGCAATCGTTTAAAATGTGACGAAATCGACAATTATGTTTGGAATTATTTTGTTGATTTAGTGACATTAAGGGGTGATTCAGCGAATCAAGAAATCGCTACAACAATAGAGGAAAATTTCAATTCATTTGAACAAACCGAGCTTGAACGCCTTGAAAAAGAATTAGATCGAATAAAAACGTCACGTAAGCAACTACTTAATTTTATGGTCAACAATGCTGATATTGTTGATGAAGAAGATATCCGTAATCAGTTAAAAGAATTAAAGGAAAAGGAAGAACATATGTTGAAGCTAAAAAAGGAAACCATAGAATTGCTTGACAATAGTAACGACGAAGGATTCCAAGAAGAAATTTTAAGAGAAATGGTCGAACAATTCATTCATGAAGAAAATATCGAATCTTTGACAATTAATCGAAAGCAAGATTATCTGCGCAAAGTATTTCGAGAAATAAGGATATATTCAGACGGGAAAATTGAATTTATTCGCTTATAA
- a CDS encoding endonuclease MutS2: MNQHTVEILEIEKVIKELMKYSLSEEGKQKLKNMKPLNQLNAIQSALAETTEAKTILKRSTSVPVHSLNGMEQLMGRLNKGMILRPDQFNKFIEFLDSIKKMNRFMKDKESIAPRVSSYIYSISDFSHLYEEINRCIRNGKVDDRASKPMSKIRKNILIIEAEMKERIEKVLKSKKYDKFIQEKIVSMRDGHYVIPVRKEYKKNISGVVYDTSASGSTVFIEPEDVSRCHQELQLLKIDEQLEEEKICSMLTNLVEESESELNIAIEMMIHYDVLFAKAKYSQEINGIAVSMNDDQIINLKNARHPLLGESAVPLNVKIGDSYDALVITGPNTGGKTVTIKTVGLLTYMAQCGLHVPVSEESELSIYDHILVDIGDGQNIEQSLSTFSSRIKNIIEILSSTTNKTLVLIDELGSGTDPGEGMGLAVAILEELYEKGAVIFATTHYSEIKKFASKHERFENASMEFDPETLQPKYKLLIGKGGDSQAFHIAITLGMHPKLIEKAHLITYKEKKFYESNATGTREWRNQEKQLAPKKRFKKIKKELKSKSEELPQLNIGDNVFIPHLKQYGIVYKPMNEVGDVVVMIKGEKKVLNHKRMKLHIKAEELYPENYDFDIIFETKENRKVRNQLSRKHVEGLSIEYDQDEV; the protein is encoded by the coding sequence ATGAACCAACATACGGTTGAAATTTTAGAAATTGAAAAAGTGATCAAAGAATTAATGAAGTATTCTTTATCAGAAGAGGGTAAACAAAAATTAAAGAATATGAAACCATTAAATCAGTTAAATGCGATCCAAAGTGCTTTAGCTGAAACGACAGAGGCTAAAACAATACTAAAGAGAAGCACAAGTGTACCCGTTCATAGCTTAAATGGAATGGAGCAATTAATGGGAAGGTTAAACAAAGGAATGATATTACGTCCAGATCAATTTAACAAATTTATTGAATTTTTAGACAGTATAAAGAAAATGAATCGATTTATGAAAGACAAGGAAAGCATTGCTCCTAGAGTAAGCTCATACATTTATTCAATATCAGATTTTTCTCATTTATATGAGGAAATAAATCGTTGTATTCGAAATGGAAAAGTAGATGATAGAGCTAGCAAGCCAATGAGTAAAATACGAAAAAATATTTTAATAATAGAGGCAGAAATGAAAGAGAGAATTGAAAAAGTATTAAAATCAAAAAAATACGATAAATTTATTCAAGAAAAGATAGTGAGTATGCGAGATGGACATTACGTTATTCCAGTACGAAAAGAATATAAAAAAAATATTAGTGGAGTGGTTTATGATACTTCTGCTTCTGGATCAACCGTATTTATTGAACCAGAAGATGTAAGTAGGTGTCATCAAGAATTGCAATTATTGAAAATTGATGAACAGCTTGAAGAGGAAAAAATCTGCTCTATGCTCACCAATTTAGTTGAAGAATCTGAATCAGAATTAAATATTGCAATTGAAATGATGATTCATTATGATGTTTTGTTTGCTAAGGCGAAATACAGCCAAGAAATAAATGGCATAGCTGTTTCAATGAATGATGATCAAATCATAAACTTGAAAAATGCAAGACATCCATTATTGGGTGAGAGTGCTGTTCCATTAAATGTGAAGATTGGTGATTCATACGATGCTCTTGTAATTACTGGTCCAAACACTGGAGGGAAAACAGTAACGATTAAAACAGTAGGATTATTAACTTATATGGCCCAATGTGGTTTACATGTACCAGTTAGTGAAGAAAGTGAGTTAAGTATATATGATCATATCTTAGTAGATATCGGTGATGGTCAAAATATCGAGCAGTCATTAAGTACATTTTCTTCAAGAATAAAAAATATCATTGAAATACTGTCAAGTACTACCAATAAAACGCTAGTGCTTATTGATGAATTGGGTTCAGGAACAGATCCAGGAGAAGGTATGGGTTTAGCTGTTGCTATATTAGAAGAATTGTATGAAAAGGGAGCGGTCATCTTTGCTACAACTCATTACAGTGAGATCAAGAAATTTGCCTCAAAACATGAGCGGTTTGAAAATGCCTCTATGGAATTTGACCCTGAGACGTTACAGCCTAAATATAAGTTATTGATAGGCAAAGGTGGGGATAGTCAAGCATTTCACATAGCTATAACTTTAGGTATGCATCCAAAACTAATAGAAAAAGCACATTTAATCACATATAAAGAAAAGAAGTTTTATGAATCAAACGCAACTGGGACAAGAGAATGGAGAAATCAGGAAAAACAATTGGCTCCAAAAAAAAGGTTTAAAAAAATAAAAAAAGAGTTAAAAAGTAAAAGTGAAGAATTGCCTCAATTGAATATTGGAGATAATGTATTTATTCCGCATTTAAAACAATATGGTATTGTGTATAAACCAATGAATGAAGTTGGTGATGTTGTGGTAATGATCAAAGGAGAGAAAAAGGTTCTGAATCATAAACGAATGAAACTGCATATCAAGGCGGAGGAATTATATCCAGAAAATTACGATTTTGACATCATATTCGAAACTAAAGAAAATCGTAAGGTACGGAATCAACTAAGTCGAAAACATGTTGAAGGATTGAGCATTGAATATGATCAAGATGAGGTATAG
- a CDS encoding lamin tail domain-containing protein has protein sequence MVDGIYFSEYIEGSGYNKALEIYNGSGEDINLSSFKIELSNVSTAISLTGTLQKGDVFVISHSSADQRLLNVSDMTTSNLSFNGDDSITLKLNDDIVDVIGVIGTQFAKDITLVRNENITSGTTSYNSAEWSTHPNNTFDYIGTHTSIGGGPNTTESLFFSEYIEGSSFNKSLEIYNGTGQDINLSGYSIELSNTSASINLSGILRNGDVLVISHSSADQALLNESDMTTSNLAFNGDDSITLKHNNDIVDVIGIMGTQFAKDITLVRNMDIISGTASYNSNEWTSHPNNTFDYIGSH, from the coding sequence ATAGTAGATGGTATTTATTTCTCTGAATATATTGAGGGGAGTGGCTATAATAAAGCATTGGAAATTTATAATGGATCTGGTGAAGATATCAATCTCTCCAGCTTTAAGATCGAGCTCTCTAATGTATCAACAGCCATTTCATTAACTGGAACATTGCAAAAAGGAGATGTATTTGTCATATCTCATTCAAGCGCAGATCAAAGGCTTTTGAACGTTTCAGATATGACAACGTCCAACCTTTCTTTTAATGGGGACGATTCAATTACATTAAAACTAAATGATGATATAGTTGATGTAATAGGGGTAATAGGTACACAATTTGCCAAGGATATCACGTTAGTACGAAATGAAAACATTACTTCGGGAACAACAAGCTATAATAGTGCTGAATGGTCAACACATCCTAATAACACGTTTGATTATATCGGAACACATACTTCAATAGGTGGAGGTCCAAATACTACTGAAAGCTTATTCTTTTCAGAATATATAGAAGGTAGCAGTTTTAATAAGTCTCTGGAAATTTATAATGGAACAGGGCAGGATATTAATTTATCTGGTTATTCTATTGAATTGTCAAATACTTCAGCTTCTATAAATTTAAGTGGGATATTACGAAACGGAGATGTTTTAGTCATATCTCATTCAAGCGCAGACCAAGCGTTATTAAATGAGTCAGATATGACGACGTCGAATCTTGCCTTTAATGGAGATGATTCTATAACATTAAAACATAACAATGATATCGTAGATGTAATTGGAATTATGGGCACACAATTTGCAAAAGACATCACATTGGTACGAAATATGGACATTATTTCAGGGACAGCAAGTTATAATAGTAATGAATGGACATCTCATCCGAATAATACTTTTGATTATATAGGGTCTCATTAA
- the ltrA gene encoding group II intron reverse transcriptase/maturase has product MMESLLSQENLITALKRVEANKGSHGVDGMSVKEIRTHILQNWHILREQLEKGAYEPSPVRRVEIPKPNGGTRFLGIPTVIDRFIQQAITQVLTPIFDPMFSEQSYGFRPKRRGHDAVRKARRFMQEGYRIVVDIDLEKFFDRVHHDRLMAKLAERIPDKTLLKLIRKYLQSGVMVNGLVKPTTEGAPQGGPLSPILSNIVLDELDKELEKRNLRFVRYADDCNIYVKTWKSGLRVKRSVTEFIENKLKLKVNQEKSAIDRPWKRKFLGFTFSWDKKNPKVRISKVSMQRVKAKIREITSRRSPVAMEMRIKKLNQYLTGWCGYYALIDTPTIFRELDEWIRRRLRMCLWKQWKKPKTKVRKLTGLGIPREKAYEWGNSRKKYWRIACSPILHRTMNNKFWSNQGLRSLMDRYKYLRNMT; this is encoded by the coding sequence ATGATGGAGTCATTATTGTCACAGGAAAATTTAATTACAGCACTCAAGCGAGTGGAAGCGAACAAAGGAAGCCATGGAGTAGACGGCATGTCTGTCAAAGAGATACGGACACATATTCTACAAAACTGGCATATTCTTCGTGAGCAGTTGGAAAAGGGGGCTTATGAACCGAGTCCAGTCCGTCGGGTCGAAATCCCGAAACCGAACGGTGGAACTCGCTTTCTTGGTATCCCCACTGTGATAGATCGATTCATTCAACAAGCAATAACGCAAGTATTAACCCCAATATTTGATCCTATGTTTTCTGAACAAAGCTATGGTTTTCGTCCAAAGAGACGAGGACATGATGCAGTGAGGAAAGCAAGACGATTCATGCAAGAAGGATACCGTATTGTAGTGGATATTGATTTAGAGAAATTCTTTGATCGAGTGCATCATGATCGTCTCATGGCAAAGTTAGCAGAACGAATCCCAGATAAAACCTTATTAAAACTTATACGAAAATACCTCCAATCTGGCGTGATGGTAAATGGACTCGTTAAACCTACGACAGAAGGAGCGCCGCAAGGTGGACCATTAAGTCCAATATTATCAAATATCGTATTAGATGAACTAGATAAGGAACTAGAAAAGCGAAACCTGAGATTCGTACGCTATGCGGACGACTGCAACATCTATGTTAAAACGTGGAAGTCAGGATTACGAGTGAAGCGTTCAGTAACAGAATTCATCGAAAACAAGCTAAAGTTGAAGGTAAACCAAGAGAAAAGCGCGATAGACCGACCATGGAAACGAAAGTTTCTAGGTTTCACCTTTAGTTGGGACAAGAAGAATCCAAAAGTGAGGATATCCAAAGTATCCATGCAACGAGTGAAAGCAAAGATACGAGAGATTACATCAAGGAGAAGTCCCGTAGCTATGGAGATGCGAATTAAGAAACTCAATCAATATCTAACAGGATGGTGTGGCTATTACGCATTAATAGATACACCTACGATCTTTCGAGAATTGGATGAATGGATACGAAGAAGATTAAGGATGTGTCTTTGGAAACAATGGAAGAAACCGAAAACGAAAGTAAGGAAACTTACAGGTTTAGGTATCCCTAGAGAGAAGGCATATGAATGGGGTAACTCGAGAAAGAAATACTGGAGAATTGCCTGTAGTCCAATTCTTCATAGAACCATGAATAATAAATTCTGGTCAAATCAAGGTTTGCGAAGTTTAATGGATAGATACAAATACTTACGGAATATGACATGA